In Ooceraea biroi isolate clonal line C1 chromosome 14, Obir_v5.4, whole genome shotgun sequence, the genomic window GTGTCGCACGAGCCATCACTAGCTCTGCGAATATCAGAATAGCATGGTGGGAATTGCTCTTTTCCCCGTCTAGGATTGGTATTTGACGTATTGCATTCTTGGTCGTTATTATCGACGTTTATGCTATTCCGAGCAATATTTAAACTATTCAGCGAGGATTGCCGATTGTCTTTCAATAATTGGTCAGTGTCAGGAAATTCGGCGACGGTTTCGTCAAACGACAATTGTTTCGCAAATTTTGTATCATTCTTCGGAAAGCAGTGTTCGGACCTTACACTTTCTTCTGAAGatgattgttttaattttgtgGATTCACTGGCGCCCAAGGCGCTGTCATCGTCGGACACAAGTTTTGTATTGGAAGGTATTTCGATCAAATTTCCATCGCATCCAAAAGTAAACGATTTTTGCCCTGCGAGAAAACATTGTTTTCtataacgtataataattacttgGACAATTTAGGTAGCATAAAGTCAAAACATTTCTCACTTTACCTATAACCATACGTTTATTGCGCATATCGGGACTTTTGGAACGTGGCTGCTCGAGGAATTGCCTGTTATCGGGAGACAACACGGAGAACGTTCCGTTTTGATGCAATGAGCTGTATTGCTCATAATTACATAAACTTGTATCCGCTTCATGGTTTTCGTGCTCCCGTAAACGCTCCATAATTTTTTGCACGATTTCCGATGGAGCTACGTATGGCGATCCTTTGAAAAGTACAAGAAACCAAAAATACACATCTCGCTGCATACTTTTTACGATTGTTACATATAACAGTTATTGCCACCGGATTAAGTAGGATGCTCATAAAGCGAAAATGTAACGTATGATATTTGAGTATCGAGTACAACAGTCTGAGAATAAGAcataaaaaacatacatatTGCATAGACAAACACCTAGATACTTTTACAACAGATTATTCAATTTTGaaaactatatttaaaaattactattttttacaGGTAGTTTAGAGCGTTACGACGAGGCACTAGATTCTCCAATAACTCTTCTTTAAATCCGTGCTCTTGTTGTGCAATCACACTATTCTTGCATTATTATCACGCAtgcaaattgatttaaaaCTAAGAAGATTATAATCACGTAACATACGTCTACAGTCTGCAAGGCTCTATTATTATCTACATGTTATCTACATGATTGTTATTATGCAGAAATTTAAAAGCAAGGAAAAACATGAGGCTGTATCGCtcactataaaataaaaaccatGTTggtacaaagaaaaaaagaatttttcaatgtaACTTTGCGTAAATCAATTTTGTAAATGAATTACACTAGCTCTGCCCACAAATTTCCACGCGAGACTTACAAAATTACTTGGTCCAGAGTTTCCGCGCTGTCGGACACGTGTAGGCACGTATAATGCTCTATTGCTTCCTACAAAATTATCATCACAATGTCTGCGGATTTATTTTCCAGAAATAACAAGTACAATGGTTagtataatttcataaaaatactaCTCTATTACGACGAGTACTCTCTATTAAATATAGgtttttgaaaagaaaaaaacgataaGATAAGAGAAAATTGAGGAATAAAACTACTTACCCGTTAGGCCTCTATATCCTAACGATACGGAATCAAAAGATTCGCTGCTCTGTTGTTGCCGCTTAAGAAATTCATCTACAGCAATGCCTTGTAACGTCGATGGCTGTAGGAACCTGTTAGGAATACGAGAAAGCGGACCGTTTTCCTGTGGACTGGCTGAACAACCACCGAAACCGAGGTCGAGTAAAATTGCCGCAGGATCCGCTCTTCGTAACTCTAATAAGCTCTCGACGCTACTGCAACGACTGCTGTCCGATTGAAAGCTCGCGTCCCGAGCCAGCCGATGAGGAAGCGAGCTACGATCCAGATATTCATGATTAAACGGAACACGGGTTTGCAACATCTGCTCATCTGGAATGCTCGCTAATACCTCGGGAGTATCGGTGCGTTCATTGCTGGAGAGTTAGGAACATTAACGGGGGCTGACACTGTCATGCTTGGAGGCTTCAATTCCGTGCGAAACGGAATATCTTTAGGCTCTGTTGTCGGTTCACTTGAGCCATCTTCCCGGCATTCGCTTGCGATGGCAACGTCCGATTTCGCTGGTGACGGTATCGAATCAATCCATTGTTGCACCGGTCCGCCAGCACGCCGTCTCATTTCCCAAATTCGACGTAACCAGTCCGTTACCTTTAGAATAGTTTCCTTGCCGACATTTTCtacatgtaacaaatattttctacatataATTAACAGAGCCGTTCACAGgcaagaataataaaagaaacagTAATAACGATCGGATCACGACACTATCAGCAAGTTTGTCTACAAAATGGGAAAAAGATTCTTGAACCAGCTTCAAGCCGTAAAGCTACAAGATAAAGATCTTGTCCAAGTACAAACTGTCGTGCAACTGATATTAGACATGGATCTGTCTTGACtcaatgtatattaaaaatattttttatcgtttactttattatagagccttgttattgttatattacacatTGCAGTTACACTAATGAAACAGCAACATACGATACATGTGCGTGCAAATTCGGCTTTTGTTACAACTCGACTATAATTTGTTTGTCATTGAGATACTGCACATGCATATTATGAGAACACGCAAATGAGGTGAGTCGCGCACAGTAACTTTAGCACGACAATGCCGATAAGAGGTGGAACGTCTCTGCACACGTACGCACACACAGTTGGAGAATGACGTGACGTAAGTGTAAGAGAGAGTAACTCGGTGCGACAAAAGGTAATTCAATTGGTCAGGCGCGAGGCGAGGAACGTGAAGCAAATACCAAATAGCTTACCTGGATCCATGTCCTGCCAGACAGCACAAACATCAAGCATTAATGAGTAACGAGCCGCGCGCACGTGCCGCGCGCACGTGCCGCGCGCACGTGCCGCGCAAAAACCTACATATTGTTACTCGCGTAGTACGCTTCATCATGTTTGCGATCGCGAAGCTCTTACCTACCTTCAATCGCGgcgatcgacgacgacgacgacgacaatcaGAACGCCTTGAAACGCATGTTCACGCGGCGGCGGCCGCCTCACGAGCGATCGAGACTGGTGGACGCGCGCGTCCACTTATCAGTTCGCACGCCCGCCATCGCCACGTCACGCGCCTTCCGTGCTCAGCGGCGGACTGAGGCGTCTCGATGCCCTGCCCTGCCTCTCGAAGCAGCGTCGTACCGTCGCAGGGAAACGAACGGACGAATCTCAAGCGGCGCCTCATGGTTGCTCGCCGCCGCCGGACTCGAGGCTTGAGCAAAAATtagttaaatttaataataaaataaaattgaagaaatttgtAATTGTTTGAATATAGATGCCactctcgcgcgcggattGTTTTTCATAACCGCTCGATCGGCATTCATTTTGATTtgtagtttaattaaaacgcgcTACAAATCCATATGCTTCAGAatactttctttctatttgAAAAAGGGGAAAGGATAACGAGCGTTTTGAAAGTAAAACGTCATCAATTTCTGACGTTTCGCAAGCCGCAACGTAAACGACGGTGCGTAATATTGTGAAAAAGCTTCCAAGTAGGAACAATAGATGGCACGCGAAAGAGAAGTCGCGCTCCTCCTTCATCAATACATATTAGCTGTTCCTCCGGTCGTACACTCCGACACGCGACCGTTACCTTCCGTCACGACTCGCAATAGTCGTTACCGCGCCTATTGGTTTTTCAGTTTTGACTCATCTTGCCGTTGCGCCGTGGGCCTGGGCCCCCTCTGACCCCTTCTATTAATCGTACACTACTGACGGATAATGCGCAGTGACGTCACCGAAACAAAGCCATGCGCGCACGGAGCGCGAGCGGGATCGTTCTCCGCGGGCGCGCATTCGGTGTCCGCGCGGACACGGCCGAGGTGCGCGTCGTTCGGGTGGTTTTTTGGTGCCGTGACTCCTTCGTCGATTTCTCGTCGTTGtcccgtcgcgtcgcgcgcggcgTCCTCGACATCGCGAAGATGCCGTTCATATCGAAGGACTGGCGCAGCCCGGGCGAGGAATGGGTCAAGACGGTGGAGGGCtgggaaaagaagaagatcCTCGAGTGCGCCAACAACAAAACCCTCTCGCTTCTCTTGCGGTACGTcgttgttctctctctccgtttccTCGTCACCGTTCTTTGTTCGTTTCGTGCTCGGCTCGGCGACGCGCGGCACAGCTGATCGCTCCACCAGCGTTTACATCGATCTGACAGGTCCGTTTGTTTACATGCGAGCGTTCTCGCGATGACGGCCGCAGAGGAGCGATCCGATCCAGGATAATGCATCTCGAGAAGCGGTTGAAACGCGGATGCGCATATATTCGCGACAGTGGACAAGAAACGAGCTGCCTCGTATCGCGATCCCGAccgttctctctcgttcgttcgtgGTGCGCACCATGCTCCGGCCTTGTTAACAAATGGCGAAACGGTGATACAGCTGATCGACAGTAGAGCGAGCCGATTGGACTAACGACGATGCGTAAATTCTGCGGTAAAAATTGAGTTTCAAGTTGTTGCAAAAACGTAGAAACCGTAGGAACTGCGTACAGGACAAGTCTATCACGTCGCTAGCATTGTTTGGCCATTTTCTTATGTTTCTCGGGATTGACATCGACATGATTGAGACTCAAATTGATCGCCAATGTTTCGCGAcgcattctttctctctcttcctatgggtgatttttattaataaatattggtacatatttaaaaaaaatgaccTTTATGCGCGCGTAGTATTTCTCAAGTTGACTCGAAGCttatttgacattttcaatttatgaaataaatccGTAAACCtgtttttcttaatataaCGCAGATTGGGAAAGTCGCACGCTTACTTGGATTTATGAGCAAAAATCATGCACGCTTAAAGGTTCAATCGTGTTGAAATCAGTTGACATTTTTAGACGCGGTCGACCTGAACGTTTTTTGCTCTCGAATCGATCGAAAATCACGAAAATAgtacgttattaataatttggagattatttttttacaatgacTCTCTAACGCAGAGGCGCGTTACGTACATAATGCGTCTCAAGGAGTTCGTACCCACAGATTTCctaagaattaattaagcgCCGATTTCGTTAACTCTTTGTACGAGCAGGAACCTCTTGAGAAAGAACGC contains:
- the LOC105283043 gene encoding uncharacterized protein LOC105283043 isoform X1 encodes the protein MLDVCAVWQDMDPENVGKETILKVTDWLRRIWEMRRRAGGPVQQWIDSIPSPAKSDVAIASECREDGSSEPTTEPKDIPFRTELKPPSMTVSAPVNVPNSPAMNAPILPSSLPHRLARDASFQSDSSRCSSVESLLELRRADPAAILLDLGFGGCSASPQENGPLSRIPNRFLQPSTLQGIAVDEFLKRQQQSSESFDSVSLGYRGLTGSPYVAPSEIVQKIMERLREHENHEADTSLCNYEQYSSLHQNGTFSVLSPDNRQFLEQPRSKSPDMRNKRMVIGQKSFTFGCDGNLIEIPSNTKLVSDDDSALGASESTKLKQSSSEESVRSEHCFPKNDTKFAKQLSFDETVAEFPDTDQLLKDNRQSSLNSLNIARNSINVDNNDQECNTSNTNPRRGKEQFPPCYSDIRRASDGSCDTKSLEDKMFDERRRFSDGAMRTVQSNELMQKRRSLKRQSRIRDTTAMHRSDPSPPASSSISNAIFEPSIDSKEEVSNDVIDSTRQLNIVTLFESIEHDDLEIKTDTVSSSNEPNCMPSSSNIGKSTDKMERFETIEEDPAPSDHSCAEDQVCCYKGKVCKDCKHSKKRPDSCCYAEKQRYLKKMQKIMEENKKLEDMLARNRREMAEIRDMLNSVLSVRMEPGF
- the LOC105283043 gene encoding uncharacterized protein LOC105283043 isoform X2 produces the protein MDPENVGKETILKVTDWLRRIWEMRRRAGGPVQQWIDSIPSPAKSDVAIASECREDGSSEPTTEPKDIPFRTELKPPSMTVSAPVNVPNSPAMNAPILPSSLPHRLARDASFQSDSSRCSSVESLLELRRADPAAILLDLGFGGCSASPQENGPLSRIPNRFLQPSTLQGIAVDEFLKRQQQSSESFDSVSLGYRGLTGSPYVAPSEIVQKIMERLREHENHEADTSLCNYEQYSSLHQNGTFSVLSPDNRQFLEQPRSKSPDMRNKRMVIGQKSFTFGCDGNLIEIPSNTKLVSDDDSALGASESTKLKQSSSEESVRSEHCFPKNDTKFAKQLSFDETVAEFPDTDQLLKDNRQSSLNSLNIARNSINVDNNDQECNTSNTNPRRGKEQFPPCYSDIRRASDGSCDTKSLEDKMFDERRRFSDGAMRTVQSNELMQKRRSLKRQSRIRDTTAMHRSDPSPPASSSISNAIFEPSIDSKEEVSNDVIDSTRQLNIVTLFESIEHDDLEIKTDTVSSSNEPNCMPSSSNIGKSTDKMERFETIEEDPAPSDHSCAEDQVCCYKGKVCKDCKHSKKRPDSCCYAEKQRYLKKMQKIMEENKKLEDMLARNRREMAEIRDMLNSVLSVRMEPGF
- the LOC105283043 gene encoding uncharacterized protein LOC105283043 isoform X3, translating into MRRRAGGPVQQWIDSIPSPAKSDVAIASECREDGSSEPTTEPKDIPFRTELKPPSMTVSAPVNVPNSPAMNAPILPSSLPHRLARDASFQSDSSRCSSVESLLELRRADPAAILLDLGFGGCSASPQENGPLSRIPNRFLQPSTLQGIAVDEFLKRQQQSSESFDSVSLGYRGLTGSPYVAPSEIVQKIMERLREHENHEADTSLCNYEQYSSLHQNGTFSVLSPDNRQFLEQPRSKSPDMRNKRMVIGQKSFTFGCDGNLIEIPSNTKLVSDDDSALGASESTKLKQSSSEESVRSEHCFPKNDTKFAKQLSFDETVAEFPDTDQLLKDNRQSSLNSLNIARNSINVDNNDQECNTSNTNPRRGKEQFPPCYSDIRRASDGSCDTKSLEDKMFDERRRFSDGAMRTVQSNELMQKRRSLKRQSRIRDTTAMHRSDPSPPASSSISNAIFEPSIDSKEEVSNDVIDSTRQLNIVTLFESIEHDDLEIKTDTVSSSNEPNCMPSSSNIGKSTDKMERFETIEEDPAPSDHSCAEDQVCCYKGKVCKDCKHSKKRPDSCCYAEKQRYLKKMQKIMEENKKLEDMLARNRREMAEIRDMLNSVLSVRMEPGF